From a region of the Podospora pseudopauciseta strain CBS 411.78 chromosome 7 map unlocalized CBS411.78m_7, whole genome shotgun sequence genome:
- the ATP16 gene encoding delta subunit of the central stalk of mitochondrial F1F0 ATP synthase, atp16 (EggNog:ENOG503P4C9; COG:C; BUSCO:EOG092657H8), with amino-acid sequence MNSLRIARAAIRARPALLRAPVQRRGYAEAVSDKIKLSLSLPHQAVYKSQDVVQVNIPAESGEMGVLANHVPSIEQLKPGVVEIIEESGNKQFFLSGGFAVVQPNSVLSINAVEGFPLEDFSAEAVRSQIAEAQKVASGSGSEQEIAEAKIELEVLETLQAHLK; translated from the exons atgaACTCCCTTCGCATTGCCCGCGCCGCCATCCGGGCTCGCCCGGCTCTTCTCCGCGCCCCCGTCCAGCGCAGAGGCTACGCCGAGGCCGTCAGCGACAAG ATCAAGCTTAGCTTGTCGCTTCCCCACCAG GCTGTCTACAAGTCCCAGGATGTCGTCCAGGTCAACATCCCCGCCGAGTCGGGTGAGATGGGTGTCCTCGCCAACCACGTTCCTTCGATCGAGCAGCTGAAGCCCGGTGTCGTCGAGATCATTGAGGAGAGCGGCAACAAGCAGTTCTTCC TTTCCGGTGGTTTTGCCGTGGTTCAGCCCAACTCCGTCCTGAGCATCAACGCCGTCGAGGGCTTCCCCCTTGAGGACTTCAGCGCCGAGGCTGTCCGCAGCCAGATTGCTGAGGCGCAAAAGGTTgccagcggcagcggcagcgagCAGGAGATTGCCGAGGCCAAGATTGAGCTTGAG GTCCTCGAGACTCTCCAGGCCCACCTCAAGTAG